In one Spirosoma rigui genomic region, the following are encoded:
- a CDS encoding DUF4126 domain-containing protein — translation MSLDWITTACIGIGLAACCGFRVFIPLLVASAATKLGLVGTMDGFEWIGGWPALAGLSLATVLELGGYYIPWVDNVLDTVATPASIIAGTLLSTSFLQIENPVLQWGLGLMLGGGSAGIVQAGTSLLRLGSTTTTGGLANPAVATGENIASLVLSILTILLPLVAIIFVGVVVIFVINRLQAKRKVWFTRRE, via the coding sequence ATGTCTCTCGACTGGATAACTACCGCCTGTATCGGCATTGGCCTGGCAGCCTGCTGCGGCTTCCGGGTGTTCATTCCGCTGCTCGTTGCCAGCGCAGCAACTAAACTGGGACTGGTCGGTACCATGGACGGCTTCGAATGGATCGGCGGATGGCCCGCGCTGGCAGGGCTATCCCTGGCCACCGTGCTCGAACTGGGGGGCTATTATATTCCCTGGGTCGACAACGTGCTGGATACTGTAGCCACGCCCGCATCCATCATTGCCGGAACCCTGCTGAGCACCTCCTTTCTGCAGATTGAGAACCCGGTACTACAGTGGGGCCTTGGGCTGATGCTGGGGGGTGGTTCGGCGGGGATTGTTCAGGCAGGCACGAGTTTGCTACGTCTTGGGTCAACGACTACGACCGGCGGATTGGCTAATCCCGCCGTAGCCACGGGCGAGAACATAGCCTCGCTGGTACTGTCGATCCTAACCATTCTTCTACCTCTCGTTGCCATCATCTTCGTAGGTGTCGTTGTCATTTTCGTAATCAACCGACTGCAGGCCAAACGCAAGGTGTGGTTCACCAGACGGGAGTAG
- the bla gene encoding class A beta-lactamase, subclass A2 → MRFILILAGLFSTMSLVYASPGPLQTQIERLINGRKATVGVSIHEFGSQQTLVINGDKQMPMQSVYKLHLALAVLNEVDKGRFTLTQKMHVKKSDLIPGLHSPMGEDYPNGGVDLPLADIIRYMVADSDGSACDYLFRLLGGPGKVNDFIHHLGITDVAIQNTEEMMQARGNWAVQYTNWTTPKAMLRLLELIYQRKILSPARHDFLWKVMVGTTTGENRLKKLLPPGTVVAHKTGTSGTNAQGLTGAVNDVGFIALPNGRYMAISVFVMNSTESMETNERIIADIAKVAYDHFAKSK, encoded by the coding sequence ATGCGATTTATTCTGATTCTCGCCGGACTGTTCAGCACCATGTCGCTGGTATATGCGTCACCTGGACCGTTACAGACCCAAATTGAACGGCTTATCAACGGTAGGAAAGCAACGGTGGGAGTAAGTATTCACGAATTTGGGAGCCAGCAGACACTGGTTATCAATGGCGATAAGCAGATGCCCATGCAGAGTGTGTATAAACTTCACCTTGCCCTGGCCGTCTTGAACGAAGTCGATAAAGGCCGGTTTACACTCACGCAGAAAATGCACGTGAAGAAAAGCGACCTGATACCCGGTCTGCACAGTCCAATGGGTGAAGACTATCCGAACGGCGGGGTAGATTTACCCCTGGCCGATATTATCCGGTATATGGTTGCCGATAGCGACGGCAGTGCCTGTGACTACCTATTTCGTCTTCTGGGCGGACCTGGCAAGGTAAATGATTTCATTCATCACCTCGGCATTACGGACGTAGCCATACAGAATACGGAAGAGATGATGCAGGCCAGGGGAAACTGGGCGGTCCAGTACACCAACTGGACAACACCAAAGGCAATGCTCAGGTTGCTGGAGTTAATATACCAGCGCAAAATTCTGTCACCTGCCCGTCACGATTTTCTCTGGAAAGTGATGGTTGGAACAACAACCGGGGAAAATCGGCTCAAAAAGCTCCTGCCTCCGGGTACGGTAGTAGCCCACAAAACAGGTACCTCAGGGACCAATGCACAGGGGCTGACCGGCGCCGTCAACGACGTAGGGTTTATAGCGCTCCCCAATGGCAGATATATGGCTATTAGTGTGTTCGTGATGAACTCAACCGAAAGCATGGAGACGAATGAGCGCATAATCGCTGACATCGCCAAGGTGGCATACGATCACTTCGCCAAATCAAAGTGA
- a CDS encoding ATP-dependent DNA helicase — MNETHTAAQLLAKRFPYKPTPGQLQFFEQIGEFIAQEEFERYRDCFLLRGYAGTGKTTLVGTLIKVLPRFGYKSVLLAPTGRAAKVMANYAKKPAQTIHRKIYRQVAEPGSGSLAFNRQKNYHEDTLFIVDEASMISDEADFGGKGLLTDLIDFVFENKGNKLLLVGDTAQLPPVGRELSPALDRGFLASSFDMTVFEQELTEVMRQDEESGILYNATGLRMLLDGTEPAAPRMVGFDALLNDNSQPADLSQPDIRLNVKSFRDIYKMPMTKLEDGIQYAYNKYGRENTVILCRSNKTAVQYNQFVRRMIDQCEEELDAGDMLMIARNNYTVLEEDSPAGFLANGEFAEVLKIRQKEELHGFRFATVTLRLVDYEEQPDFDAKIMLDTLHTPVPSLSAEQYKTLYENVAKDYFYIKSKKERSEAIRRDPYLNALQVKFAYALTCHKAQGGQWNAVFIDQGFLPDGQVNNEFVRWLYTAMTRATDEAFLMNFNPQFFE; from the coding sequence ATGAACGAAACACATACGGCAGCCCAGTTGCTGGCCAAACGTTTCCCTTACAAGCCTACGCCCGGTCAGCTCCAGTTTTTTGAACAGATCGGCGAATTTATTGCTCAGGAGGAATTTGAACGGTATCGCGATTGCTTTCTGCTGCGGGGATATGCCGGTACGGGCAAAACGACCCTGGTGGGGACACTTATTAAAGTACTACCTCGTTTTGGCTACAAATCGGTGTTGCTGGCCCCCACTGGCCGGGCGGCCAAAGTGATGGCCAACTACGCCAAAAAACCGGCGCAGACCATTCACCGGAAAATATACCGGCAGGTTGCCGAGCCCGGCTCAGGATCGTTGGCGTTTAACCGGCAGAAAAACTACCACGAAGACACACTCTTCATCGTCGACGAAGCCTCGATGATTTCCGACGAAGCCGACTTTGGCGGCAAAGGGCTGCTTACGGATCTGATCGATTTTGTGTTCGAGAACAAGGGTAACAAGTTATTACTCGTGGGCGATACAGCCCAGTTGCCGCCCGTTGGCCGCGAACTCAGCCCAGCCCTTGACCGGGGTTTTCTGGCCAGTTCGTTCGATATGACCGTCTTTGAGCAGGAACTCACCGAAGTAATGCGGCAGGACGAAGAATCGGGTATTCTTTACAACGCGACCGGCCTCCGGATGCTGCTCGATGGCACCGAGCCCGCGGCTCCCCGGATGGTTGGTTTTGACGCCCTGCTGAACGATAACAGCCAGCCTGCCGACCTGAGCCAGCCTGACATCCGGCTGAATGTGAAATCCTTCCGGGATATTTACAAGATGCCGATGACCAAGCTGGAAGACGGTATTCAGTATGCCTACAACAAGTATGGCCGCGAGAACACTGTGATCCTCTGCCGCTCCAATAAAACGGCGGTGCAGTACAACCAGTTTGTCCGGCGCATGATCGACCAGTGCGAAGAAGAACTTGACGCGGGCGATATGCTGATGATCGCCCGTAACAACTACACCGTGCTGGAAGAAGATTCTCCGGCGGGTTTTCTGGCCAATGGCGAGTTTGCCGAAGTGCTCAAAATACGGCAGAAAGAGGAATTGCATGGGTTCCGCTTCGCTACCGTTACGCTTCGGCTGGTCGATTATGAGGAGCAGCCCGATTTTGACGCCAAAATCATGCTCGACACGCTGCACACGCCCGTGCCATCGCTTTCGGCAGAGCAGTACAAAACGCTGTACGAGAACGTTGCCAAGGACTACTTTTACATAAAGAGCAAGAAAGAGCGGTCTGAAGCCATCCGGCGTGACCCCTACCTAAACGCGCTCCAGGTGAAGTTTGCCTATGCACTGACCTGTCACAAAGCCCAGGGTGGCCAGTGGAATGCCGTCTTCATCGATCAGGGGTTCCTACCCGACGGTCAGGTCAACAACGAGTTTGTACGGTGGCTGTACACGGCCATGACCCGCGCCACCGATGAAGCTTTTCTTATGAACTTCAACCCCCAGTTTTTCGAGTAG
- a CDS encoding NUDIX domain-containing protein: MTQVVSEPVVDLTRQEVLKLYGNRLRLRVCGLYCDGDRLLMVRHRGIGLTDTFWCPPGGGAQFGETAPDALIREFAEETGLEVEIGDMLFVNEFMQPPLHAMELFFVVHVTGGTLRQGVDPEMGADEQIIEEVRFMSFDEIKRYPPEEVHALFRHCQSLDDVFRLRGYLQP, translated from the coding sequence GTGACGCAGGTAGTAAGTGAGCCGGTTGTTGATCTGACCCGGCAGGAAGTGCTGAAGTTATACGGAAATCGGTTGCGGCTGCGCGTTTGCGGTCTCTACTGCGACGGCGATCGTTTGCTGATGGTTCGTCACCGGGGGATCGGCCTGACCGATACCTTTTGGTGCCCGCCGGGTGGCGGTGCGCAGTTTGGCGAAACGGCCCCCGACGCGCTGATTCGTGAATTTGCGGAAGAAACGGGCCTGGAAGTCGAAATCGGCGATATGCTCTTTGTGAATGAGTTCATGCAGCCACCGCTCCACGCGATGGAGCTGTTCTTCGTTGTTCACGTTACGGGGGGCACGCTCCGGCAGGGTGTAGACCCCGAAATGGGCGCCGATGAGCAGATTATCGAGGAAGTGCGCTTTATGAGTTTCGACGAGATCAAACGCTACCCGCCCGAAGAGGTGCATGCGTTATTTCGGCACTGTCAATCGCTCGACGACGTATTCCGGCTGCGCGGGTACCTGCAACCGTAA
- a CDS encoding hemolysin family protein translates to MEILLILVLTILNGVFSMSEIALVSSRRSKLETAAKNGDRPAQVALDLFNSPNRFLSTVQIGITLIGILLGIFSGDKLTTDVQNLVAQVTFLQPYAHSVAVVLVLLFLTYVSLVFGELVPKRIGMSNPEGIAKAVAAPMIVLSRLTSPFIALLTYSSDLLLKLLRIRPNESAVTEEEIKSLIQEGTTGGAIEEIEQEIVQNVFQLGDRKITSLMTNRQEIVYLDLEDDIAENREKILTYRHSVFPLCNGGVDDVLGLIYTKDLLGKDLDTELLRLREVKRDALFVPENNRAYQVLERFRERKQYVGIIVDEYGGILGMVTLNDILDVLVGDINDDADSDYEIRVREDGTFLIDAQLPFEDFLSYFSITISPQTKRDLTGFDTLGGFALHILKDIPQTGETFVWQAFRFEIIDMDKSRIDKILVSKLDEE, encoded by the coding sequence GTGGAAATTCTCCTTATTTTAGTACTGACGATTCTGAACGGTGTTTTTTCCATGTCAGAAATCGCCCTCGTATCCTCCCGTCGATCAAAACTAGAAACGGCTGCCAAAAACGGTGACCGTCCGGCGCAGGTTGCCCTCGATCTGTTTAACTCGCCAAACCGGTTTCTGTCGACGGTACAGATCGGCATTACGTTAATCGGTATTTTGCTTGGTATATTCTCAGGCGACAAACTCACCACGGATGTTCAGAATCTGGTGGCTCAGGTGACGTTTCTGCAGCCTTACGCCCACTCGGTTGCCGTTGTGCTGGTTTTGCTCTTTCTGACCTACGTATCGCTGGTGTTTGGTGAGCTGGTTCCCAAACGGATTGGGATGTCCAATCCGGAAGGTATTGCCAAAGCCGTTGCCGCCCCCATGATCGTGCTCTCGCGGTTAACCTCACCGTTTATCGCGCTGCTAACCTATTCGAGTGATCTGCTGCTGAAACTGTTGCGTATCCGCCCGAACGAGAGCGCCGTAACCGAAGAAGAAATCAAGAGCCTGATTCAGGAAGGCACCACCGGGGGCGCTATCGAAGAGATCGAGCAGGAGATTGTGCAGAACGTGTTTCAGCTCGGCGATCGCAAAATTACCTCGCTGATGACTAACCGGCAGGAGATCGTTTACCTCGACCTGGAAGATGATATTGCCGAAAACCGGGAGAAGATCCTGACTTATCGCCACTCGGTGTTTCCCCTTTGCAATGGCGGTGTCGATGACGTATTGGGGCTGATTTACACCAAAGACCTGCTCGGTAAAGACCTCGATACCGAGTTGCTCCGCTTGCGGGAGGTGAAGCGGGATGCCTTGTTCGTGCCGGAAAACAACCGCGCCTATCAGGTGCTGGAACGGTTCAGAGAACGGAAACAGTACGTAGGTATCATTGTCGACGAGTATGGCGGTATACTGGGGATGGTTACCCTGAATGATATTCTCGATGTACTGGTCGGGGATATCAACGACGATGCCGACTCCGATTATGAGATCCGGGTTCGCGAGGACGGTACTTTTCTGATCGATGCGCAACTGCCTTTCGAAGACTTCCTCTCGTATTTTTCCATCACAATTTCGCCCCAGACCAAGCGTGACCTCACGGGTTTCGACACGCTGGGTGGTTTCGCCCTGCACATTTTGAAAGACATTCCGCAAACGGGCGAAACCTTCGTGTGGCAGGCTTTCCGCTTCGAGATTATCGACATGGACAAGAGCCGGATCGATAAAATACTGGTGAGCAAGCTCGACGAAGAATAA
- a CDS encoding DUF3822 family protein: protein MPTVVPLIPTVTIRSHAFDTLSTATSVLCIEVGRDRLRFMVQDANRRGCYLEDYTFPSLLTEHTATDILPDVFRDHPVLSAGPWQEIRVGVNSPSFTLVPQALFRKEYASSYLALMRGSMLPAHEFAHAYVHEAEGFQSVFNLEHALFDYFSGVYPLQPLTFIHQTGALLQATADLDRKLLASSTVWLYFDDEFVTVIHRQAHQLRYCNRFGYKNVQDLAYYILYILDEQQLPPDSVNVVLYGEITPFAESYTSLSRFLPNLSFGYTPPGLHLDSEFDDLPDHRYLSLFGLTLLGE from the coding sequence GTGCCAACCGTTGTGCCGCTTATTCCAACCGTAACCATTCGTTCCCACGCGTTCGATACACTGAGCACGGCAACGTCGGTGCTTTGCATCGAAGTTGGTCGCGACCGGCTGCGGTTCATGGTTCAGGACGCAAACCGGCGCGGGTGTTACCTGGAGGATTACACGTTTCCGTCCCTCCTGACCGAGCATACCGCGACCGATATACTACCTGATGTTTTTCGTGATCATCCGGTACTGTCGGCCGGGCCGTGGCAGGAGATACGGGTGGGGGTCAATTCGCCATCGTTTACGCTGGTACCGCAGGCGCTGTTCCGGAAGGAGTATGCCAGCAGTTACCTGGCCCTGATGCGGGGCAGCATGTTGCCCGCCCACGAGTTTGCGCACGCCTATGTCCACGAAGCCGAAGGGTTTCAGTCGGTTTTCAACCTGGAACATGCGCTGTTTGATTACTTTTCGGGCGTATATCCGCTTCAGCCGCTCACGTTCATTCACCAGACGGGGGCGTTGTTGCAGGCAACGGCCGACCTTGATCGCAAACTGCTTGCTTCCAGTACGGTCTGGCTGTATTTCGACGATGAGTTTGTTACGGTTATTCACCGCCAGGCCCACCAGCTGCGCTACTGCAACCGATTTGGCTACAAGAATGTGCAGGATCTGGCTTATTACATACTCTATATCCTCGATGAGCAGCAACTGCCACCCGATTCGGTTAATGTTGTACTGTACGGCGAAATAACGCCCTTCGCCGAGTCCTACACGTCGCTGAGCCGGTTCCTGCCTAATCTGTCGTTTGGCTATACCCCGCCGGGTTTACATCTCGACAGTGAATTTGACGATTTACCTGACCATCGCTACCTGAGCCTGTTTGGGCTTACTTTACTGGGCGAGTGA
- a CDS encoding CBS domain-containing protein has product MKISQILQGKAINALYTVSSDQTVLDALKLMAEKNIGAVLVVDAGQLTGIFSERDYARKVILKDRSSGDTRIGEVMTSQVITIEPDQRIEECMVIMSDKHIRHLPVVKQGDLLGIISINDVVSAIIRDQKTRIDSLESYISGSPY; this is encoded by the coding sequence ATGAAAATAAGCCAGATACTCCAGGGTAAAGCTATCAATGCACTCTACACCGTTTCTTCGGATCAAACCGTTCTGGACGCGCTTAAACTGATGGCCGAGAAAAACATCGGGGCTGTGCTGGTCGTCGATGCTGGTCAGTTGACGGGTATTTTCTCCGAGCGCGACTACGCCCGCAAGGTCATTCTCAAAGACCGAAGTTCCGGCGACACGCGGATTGGTGAGGTCATGACATCGCAGGTTATTACCATTGAGCCCGACCAGCGTATTGAAGAGTGCATGGTTATCATGTCTGATAAGCACATTCGCCACCTGCCGGTTGTGAAGCAGGGCGATCTGCTGGGTATTATATCCATCAACGACGTCGTATCGGCCATTATCCGGGACCAGAAAACCCGCATCGATTCGCTCGAAAGCTATATATCGGGAAGTCCCTATTAA
- a CDS encoding rhodanese-like domain-containing protein: MLTYTDITTPELIKLRQQPNTAVVDVRDEWEFEEFNLGGLNVPLPDLRARKAELMPFDTLIVICTNGARSRVAAKDLLRQPEFTDKTIYHLHGGITEAED, from the coding sequence ATGCTTACGTACACCGATATTACCACCCCCGAACTTATCAAATTACGACAACAGCCGAACACGGCCGTTGTGGACGTGCGGGATGAGTGGGAGTTTGAGGAGTTTAATCTGGGAGGGCTGAATGTTCCCCTTCCCGACCTGCGCGCCCGCAAGGCCGAACTGATGCCCTTCGATACGCTGATTGTGATTTGTACGAACGGGGCCCGTAGCCGGGTGGCGGCCAAGGATTTACTCCGGCAACCGGAGTTCACCGACAAAACGATCTATCACCTCCACGGCGGCATCACCGAAGCCGAAGACTAA
- the coaD gene encoding pantetheine-phosphate adenylyltransferase — MKRIALFPGSFDPFTKGHEDIVLRGLKLFDEIVIGIGRNARKERYFPLEQMMRLIEEAFRHHPTVRVISYDDLTANVARNEGATFLLRGLRNTTDFEYENGISQVNRYVYKEVETVFLITSPHLAPISSSIIRDLHRYGQQVDEFLPYTLAK; from the coding sequence ATGAAACGGATTGCTCTCTTCCCCGGCTCCTTTGATCCATTCACGAAGGGTCACGAAGACATCGTTCTTCGGGGGCTGAAATTGTTCGACGAGATTGTCATTGGTATCGGTCGCAACGCCCGTAAAGAGCGTTACTTCCCACTGGAGCAAATGATGCGGCTCATAGAAGAAGCGTTCCGCCATCATCCTACCGTTCGGGTGATCAGCTACGACGATCTGACAGCGAATGTGGCCCGCAACGAGGGCGCTACGTTCCTGCTGCGGGGACTACGTAACACCACCGATTTTGAGTACGAGAATGGAATTTCGCAGGTGAACCGCTACGTGTACAAAGAAGTGGAAACCGTTTTTCTGATCACCTCGCCCCATCTGGCACCCATCAGTTCGAGCATTATCCGCGATCTGCATCGCTACGGCCAGCAGGTCGACGAGTTCCTGCCCTACACGCTGGCAAAATAA
- a CDS encoding bestrophin family protein: MIIYKRKDWLPAIWHFHTGPTAKSLIKRVLLVGLYVSIVTVAELNYIDLRIKDTPSSFLQAMGILLSLLMIFRTNTAYDRFYEGRMAWGSLVNNSRNLALFFNAVLAPEDSETRIFFAKTISNFPFALKNHLRDKPGLDELDETEEGEQRTLSHFDHVPAGVSNQLWVKSETLYREGALSESQHINLNRYLGTLMDICGICERIRSTPIPFSYNLFIKFFILLYVGILPFTVVEVYGYLTIPAVMLTSYILVGLELIGEEIEDPFGMERNDLPLGQLAQLIRVNTHDILQIYLPHVEKEAAKPGFTIVT, translated from the coding sequence ATGATCATTTATAAAAGGAAGGATTGGCTACCGGCAATCTGGCATTTCCACACCGGACCCACGGCCAAATCGCTGATTAAGCGGGTACTGCTGGTGGGTTTGTACGTTTCCATCGTAACGGTGGCCGAGTTGAATTACATCGACCTGCGCATCAAAGACACACCCAGCTCGTTTTTGCAGGCCATGGGCATTCTGCTGAGCCTGCTCATGATTTTTCGCACCAACACGGCCTACGACCGGTTTTACGAAGGTCGTATGGCCTGGGGTTCGCTGGTTAACAACAGCCGCAATCTCGCCTTATTCTTCAACGCGGTACTGGCTCCTGAAGACAGTGAAACGCGTATTTTCTTCGCCAAAACGATCTCGAATTTCCCCTTTGCGCTCAAGAACCACCTGCGCGACAAGCCGGGTCTCGATGAACTGGACGAAACGGAAGAAGGAGAACAGCGTACGCTGAGCCATTTTGATCATGTGCCGGCCGGTGTCTCGAACCAGTTGTGGGTCAAAAGCGAGACGCTTTATCGGGAAGGCGCCCTCTCGGAATCGCAGCATATCAACCTGAATCGCTACCTCGGTACGCTGATGGATATCTGCGGCATCTGCGAACGTATCCGGAGTACGCCCATTCCTTTCTCCTATAACCTGTTCATCAAATTTTTTATACTGCTCTACGTTGGTATTCTGCCTTTCACCGTCGTTGAGGTATACGGCTATCTAACCATTCCAGCCGTTATGCTGACGTCTTATATTCTGGTGGGACTGGAATTGATTGGCGAGGAGATCGAAGATCCTTTCGGGATGGAGCGCAACGATCTGCCCCTTGGTCAACTGGCGCAGCTCATTCGGGTGAACACCCACGATATTCTGCAAATCTACCTGCCGCATGTCGAGAAAGAAGCGGCTAAACCGGGCTTTACGATCGTTACGTAG
- a CDS encoding NUDIX hydrolase: protein MIVFIHDRPIRLVGPKAASQLISSAPIDPSSQKAFTDYDLILDARLDALKADALHGHLLILNATPATVEKLLALFQKADTSRLLSVTLGCLIKESCEAAIKKPFKIIKAGGGVVIKGNKRLLMFRRGVWDLPKGKLDDGESSREGAAREVEEETGVQVAVGERICTTWHTYALNGNPILKRTKWYRMDVLDDTNMTPQEDEDIEKLAWLNPRETQLALTNSFSSIRYVIDELGKLTTGVEGRKR, encoded by the coding sequence ATGATTGTTTTTATTCACGACCGCCCAATTCGGCTCGTTGGCCCCAAGGCCGCTTCCCAGTTGATTAGCTCAGCGCCCATTGACCCCTCCAGTCAAAAGGCCTTCACCGATTATGATCTGATCCTGGATGCCCGGCTGGATGCGCTCAAAGCCGACGCGTTACATGGGCATCTGCTGATACTAAATGCAACTCCGGCAACCGTTGAAAAACTCTTGGCCCTCTTTCAAAAAGCCGATACCAGCCGGCTACTCTCGGTCACGCTGGGCTGTCTGATCAAAGAAAGCTGCGAAGCAGCCATCAAAAAGCCGTTCAAAATCATTAAAGCGGGCGGGGGCGTCGTCATCAAAGGCAACAAACGGCTGCTGATGTTCCGGCGGGGCGTTTGGGACCTGCCCAAGGGCAAGCTGGACGACGGCGAATCGTCCCGCGAGGGAGCTGCCCGTGAGGTAGAGGAAGAAACCGGCGTTCAGGTGGCCGTTGGCGAGCGTATCTGCACGACCTGGCATACTTACGCGCTCAATGGAAACCCCATTCTGAAACGTACCAAATGGTACCGTATGGACGTTTTGGACGACACGAACATGACCCCGCAGGAAGACGAGGATATTGAGAAACTGGCGTGGCTTAACCCACGCGAGACGCAACTCGCTCTGACGAACTCATTCAGTTCCATTCGCTACGTAATCGACGAACTGGGTAAGCTCACCACGGGCGTCGAAGGACGTAAACGCTAA
- the htpG gene encoding molecular chaperone HtpG, translating into METVQNEKGESTQGGSTRGQISIHTENIFPIIKKFLYSDHEIFLRELVSNAVDATQKLRQLSSFGEFGGELGDLKVTVSLNEEAKTITVSDNGIGMTADEIKKYINQIAFSGASDFLEKYKDKTDDKGAIIGHFGLGFYSAFMVAEEVEIVTKSYRDGAEPARWVCDGSTEYELTSADRAERGTDIILHIAPDSEEFLDKARLRTILEKYARFLPTPVEFDGQIINNTTPIWTKSPADLTDEDYKSFYRELYPMGEEPLFWIHLNVDYPFNLTGILYFPRIKNELRFQREKIQLYSRQVFITDEVKDVVPDFLMMLHGVIDSPDIPLNVSRSFLQADSSVKKINGYITRKVADKLNDLFNADRKGFEEKFDDIGLFIKYGILSDEKFWEKAKNFVLLKNTVGEYATLDEYREKIQANQTDKNETLVFLYTTDRKQQDAYIASAVRRGYDVLLMDNVIDSHFINALEQKLEKVHFQRVDADTLDKLIDKGLNNESVLSEDDRTKLKEVFEQVLDNKSLNVSIEAQPVDELPVTITMPEFMRRMKDMAALSGEQSFYGNLPVSYNVVVNANHPLIGKLLSETDSETQTALVKQVYDLALLAQNMLTGAELTAFVRRTVERL; encoded by the coding sequence ATGGAAACCGTACAAAACGAAAAAGGCGAATCCACGCAGGGCGGATCCACGCGGGGACAGATTTCGATCCATACCGAGAATATTTTCCCGATTATCAAGAAGTTTCTCTATTCGGACCACGAAATCTTCCTGCGCGAATTGGTTTCGAATGCCGTTGATGCTACGCAGAAACTGCGCCAGTTGTCCTCATTTGGCGAATTTGGTGGTGAACTCGGTGACCTCAAAGTAACGGTCTCGCTCAACGAAGAAGCCAAAACGATTACTGTCAGCGATAACGGCATTGGCATGACCGCCGATGAAATCAAAAAATACATCAACCAGATTGCGTTCTCGGGGGCTTCCGATTTTCTGGAGAAATACAAGGATAAAACCGATGATAAAGGAGCCATCATTGGTCACTTTGGCCTGGGCTTCTACTCAGCGTTCATGGTCGCTGAAGAGGTTGAAATTGTAACGAAATCGTACCGGGACGGTGCAGAGCCGGCGCGATGGGTATGCGACGGGTCAACGGAGTATGAACTGACATCCGCTGATCGGGCCGAACGCGGTACCGATATCATTCTGCACATTGCCCCCGACTCGGAAGAGTTTCTCGACAAGGCGCGGCTGCGGACGATCCTCGAGAAATACGCCCGATTCCTGCCAACGCCGGTTGAGTTCGACGGGCAGATTATCAACAACACAACGCCGATCTGGACAAAGTCGCCGGCCGACCTGACCGACGAAGACTATAAATCGTTCTACCGTGAGTTGTACCCGATGGGGGAGGAGCCTTTGTTCTGGATTCACCTCAACGTCGATTATCCGTTCAATCTGACCGGTATTCTGTACTTCCCGCGCATCAAGAACGAACTGCGGTTCCAGCGGGAAAAAATACAGCTTTACAGCCGTCAGGTGTTTATCACCGACGAGGTGAAGGACGTAGTGCCCGACTTCCTGATGATGCTGCACGGCGTTATCGATTCGCCGGATATTCCGCTGAACGTATCGCGCAGCTTCCTGCAGGCCGACAGCAGCGTGAAGAAAATAAACGGCTACATCACCCGTAAAGTCGCGGATAAACTCAACGACCTCTTCAATGCCGACCGTAAAGGTTTTGAAGAGAAATTCGATGATATCGGCCTGTTTATCAAATACGGCATTCTGAGCGACGAGAAGTTCTGGGAGAAAGCCAAAAACTTCGTGCTGCTCAAGAATACTGTTGGTGAATATGCCACGCTGGATGAGTATCGCGAAAAGATCCAGGCCAACCAGACCGACAAAAACGAGACGCTGGTGTTCCTCTACACCACCGACCGGAAACAGCAGGACGCTTACATCGCATCGGCCGTCCGGCGGGGATACGATGTGCTGCTGATGGATAACGTCATCGACTCACACTTTATCAACGCCCTCGAGCAAAAGCTGGAGAAAGTACATTTCCAGCGCGTAGACGCCGATACGCTCGATAAGCTGATCGACAAGGGGCTGAACAACGAAAGCGTCTTGTCGGAAGACGACCGGACGAAACTGAAAGAAGTGTTCGAACAGGTGCTGGACAACAAATCGCTGAACGTGAGCATCGAAGCGCAGCCCGTTGATGAACTGCCCGTAACGATCACTATGCCTGAGTTCATGCGCCGGATGAAGGACATGGCAGCCCTGTCGGGTGAGCAGTCGTTCTACGGTAACCTGCCCGTTAGCTACAACGTAGTCGTCAACGCTAATCACCCACTCATTGGCAAGCTCCTGAGCGAAACCGACAGTGAAACGCAAACGGCGCTGGTGAAGCAGGTGTATGACCTGGCCCTGCTGGCGCAGAACATGCTTACCGGTGCTGAACTGACGGCTTTCGTACGCCGGACGGTAGAGCGGCTCTAA